From Acidimicrobiales bacterium, a single genomic window includes:
- a CDS encoding redox-sensing transcriptional repressor Rex, with product MGSVRRIPQATVARLPLYLRALEEFAVERAATISSEALAARAGVNAAQVRKDLSYLGSYGTRGVGYDVAYLVREINRQLGLGEARRVAIIGAGRLGQALGGYGGLPARGFQVVAAFDNDAGKIGMPLGSVRVSPVADMAEVISGERVAIAIVTTPASAAQLVVDEALAAGVKSILNFAPTTVSVPAGVALRQVDLGIELQILSFYQEHQAASAASQVQGFSDPAAAWVAP from the coding sequence ATGGGATCCGTCAGGCGGATACCGCAGGCCACCGTTGCCCGCCTCCCGCTCTACCTGAGGGCGCTCGAGGAGTTCGCGGTCGAGCGGGCGGCGACCATCTCCTCCGAGGCCCTTGCCGCCCGCGCCGGGGTCAACGCAGCGCAGGTCCGCAAGGACCTGTCCTATCTCGGGTCGTACGGCACCCGGGGGGTCGGCTACGACGTCGCCTACCTGGTGCGGGAAATCAACCGGCAGCTCGGCCTCGGCGAGGCACGCCGGGTGGCGATCATCGGGGCCGGCCGTCTCGGCCAGGCGCTCGGCGGCTACGGAGGGCTGCCGGCGAGGGGCTTCCAGGTGGTCGCGGCCTTCGACAACGACGCAGGGAAGATCGGGATGCCGCTCGGCTCCGTCAGGGTCAGCCCGGTGGCGGACATGGCGGAGGTAATAAGCGGAGAAAGAGTGGCCATCGCGATCGTCACGACCCCGGCGTCCGCAGCCCAGTTGGTGGTCGACGAAGCGTTAGCCGCCGGGGTGAAATCGATCCTCAATTTCGCTCCCACGACGGTGTCGGTCCCGGCCGGCGTGGCTCTGCGCCAGGTCGACCTGGGAATCGAACTGCAGATCCTGAGCTTCTACCAGGAGCACCAGGCGGCGTCGGCCGCCTCCCAGGTACAGGGGTTTTCGGACCCCGCCGCGGCGTGGGTGGCACCGTGA
- a CDS encoding bifunctional precorrin-2 dehydrogenase/sirohydrochlorin ferrochelatase, with amino-acid sequence MTALPDALYPVNLVVTGRRCVVVGGGAVAARKADGLVAAGADVVVIAPSIDRSIRDRRDVSIVERRYRKGDLDGAWLAIAATDDPAVNRQVHDDGEAARVWVNAADDPPSCSFTLPAVLRRGPVQVAVSTSGHSPALAAWIRSQIAGILGPEVALLAEWLSEAREEMKASGRSTEDVDWRTALDSDMLELIRSGQMALARERLQACLSSQ; translated from the coding sequence GTGACGGCTCTGCCGGACGCGCTCTACCCGGTGAACCTGGTCGTGACCGGGCGGCGGTGTGTGGTGGTCGGGGGTGGAGCGGTAGCCGCGCGGAAGGCCGACGGCCTCGTAGCAGCCGGCGCCGACGTGGTGGTGATAGCACCGTCGATAGACCGGTCGATCCGGGACCGGCGCGACGTTTCGATCGTCGAGCGCCGCTACCGCAAGGGCGACCTGGACGGTGCCTGGCTTGCGATCGCCGCCACCGACGATCCGGCCGTCAACCGCCAGGTCCACGACGACGGAGAGGCGGCCCGGGTGTGGGTGAACGCCGCGGACGATCCGCCGTCGTGCTCCTTCACGCTCCCCGCGGTGCTAAGGCGCGGGCCGGTTCAGGTCGCGGTGTCGACATCGGGCCACAGCCCAGCGCTCGCCGCCTGGATCCGCAGCCAGATCGCCGGCATCTTGGGACCCGAGGTGGCCCTGCTGGCCGAGTGGCTTTCCGAAGCGCGCGAGGAGATGAAGGCTTCGGGGCGGTCTACGGAAGATGTCGACTGGCGGACGGCGTTGGATTCAGACATGCTCGAACTGATCCGGTCGGGCCAGATGGCCCTAGCACGGGAGCGCCTGCAGGCTTGTCTGTCGTCGCAGTAG